The sequence below is a genomic window from Montipora capricornis isolate CH-2021 chromosome 14, ASM3666992v2, whole genome shotgun sequence.
TATGCCTCCAGTGCGAATAGCACACAGTCAGGAGTCCATGACTTTGGTCTCCTGACACCTTACAGACGACATAGTTCAAATGTAATGGCAAATGcaagaagaggaaaaaatgGTAATTTCTTTAATTATGACGATACACCGCAAATGCGAGCCAGAGTTTAATAGGTGGCTTCACGGTTAAAAAAGACGGGCAATAAACGCATTATTTGTCAAGATAAACTTTGGCCGGCATTTATTGAAGCCATAATCCTGTTTTAGGTGCTGTGCAAGTTTTTCACTGACGGCCTTCAACTCACCAGAGAGGATAAAGCGATACTTACCAATGAAAAATTCGCTTCCAAAGATATAGAATTTCAACCGGTTGTTGGCGGCCGAAGTTTTGGCCTTCGATATCTCTACCAAATGATGTGGGCTGCGGTCAAGTATAATTTCACGTATTTCCTCCGTCTTGACGATGACTATTTCGTGTGCCTTGAGAGGCTCAAATATGAGTTGCGCCACAGGCCTACCAAGATGTTAAGCTGGGGCTGGTATCACTGTGACTTTAAAAATCTCATTTACATGGACGAGGCTTGGACGTTATTTACTCATGACGTCATTATGCGCTTTTTGTCTCAAGACCCTCAGCGAATCCTTTGTCATCCACACGCTGATCAGCAAATTCCTATTTGGATTAACAGCGTCTTCAATAAAGGCGAGAAGTTAATTCATTTTGACGATCGAAGGCTTTATCATTATCCACCAGCAAGGAAGGTGAAGAGGTTTGAAACCTTGACCAAGGTATGCGACTCCTTCCTAGGTATTCATGGAAGCTCGCCAGAATTAATACAGAGATTTTGGAAGTACAGTAACGACCACGCGAAGGAAGTCACAGTCTTAACTAATATTTCACAAACATGTAATAAGCCTCTTGTATTTGACATATCTATAATGGGTGAACCCTATAAATTTGAACTCAGACCCTGTGTACAAAATCCACAATGGACCCCCGGAGAAGTGATGTGGATAGGAGTTGATTTTGGGACCAAGAAAGGATCTGTTCCATGCCCTTAAAACAGTTCGTCTGATATCTATTTCTTTAGTAGAGTTTGCGTTCGATTAACCCTGTTATAACATGAATACAAATTCAAATGAAATGCCACCAACAGTTCTCATTGTAGATGAATCTTGGAAAAGCTATCACTCTATTATGCATTTCAGGAACTGCAAAATGTTTCTGCTGGCCTTTTAAGGAAGcttaaaccagttttaacactttcagcAAACTGTACtgtttggaaggattgaatgtacccaactgtttcacttaacggcaatgttatgataccatatgaaacaccaataaaattTTAACAAGACGCAATCATTAATGTGACGtgataggttaccatagcaacaaacgagccatctaaaaacactctataatttgtctttaagctcatatatctcaaaaacgaactgggtgacccccattttttagtACTGGAGAGTAATTAACaagctaagatgaaactctctgcaaagttcaaaaaaaatctctggagcagattcatagcgtCCTTCACAATTGGAAAAATTTAAGGTggttctgaatccgctccagagaatatttttaaactttgcagagttgCATCTTAGCTTGCTTATCACTTTTCtgcgtttttgagatatatgaGCTTAAAGACAAAATGTAGGGTGTTTTTACATAGCTCTTTgattgccatggtaatttattacgtcgcATTAAGATGTGCATCTGgctaagcaattattggtgtttcatatgtaccataacattgccgttaagtgaaacagtgttgtttTGTTAAGCCTTCTAATAAggcattccctccaaattgttgaaaccggtttgagcctCCTTTGACATGCTGTCCGTCAACCTTGTTTAGCCTTGGTAAGACTCAATAGAgtgatttagcaaagacaacgcgaCGGCAAAAACGACGTCGCGCGTACATTGAAATAGCCGATTAGGACTGGGTCGAGGAGGCCGTCGCGTCGCGAGTTAAAAGTGATTTAGCAAAGAAAGGAGTGCGGGCAACGATGTTCTCGAAGAAAGTTTGTTCCGCGAGCTGTTCATTCGATGTTTATTTCCCCTTTATGGAAATCTGTTGATTAGAAAATAGGAGTGTGTCAGCCTTGTGAATGTCGCTTAGGTGAGGCAGATTGTTAAGACTTTACAGTGGACTTCACAACCTCACAATTGCTTATGCAGCCTGAGATGCATCACCTGTCTTTAGCCTCAacctttgcctttttctttctcGTTTCGGTAAGTCAAAAGAGCAGTTCTTTAGTTAAGGTAACTCCATTGTACTGTTTAAATTTCATTTCGAATTAAACGTGGCTAACTTGTCGATTTTGTGTCGTCATATTTTTGCTTTCGTCATACAGAtgatgcaaagtaaatttcgcGTAATTTTTCACGAAAAAGTGTCAAGTCTTGATACTGTTCGCGACGCTTTGTTGATTGCACGCTACGAGAAAATAATTGACGACGTGGATTTTGCTTTGCTCTACgaggcaaacttgtcaaggcCGGCTTACCCGTATAACAAATTTGACCGCGTTGACATTGACGCTTGGGATGATTCGGAATGCCGAACTGATTTGAGATTTGGCAAACAAGACCTTGACTTGTTGCGTACGTATTTGCAAATTCCTGATGAGATAGTTCGCTCTCAAAGATCTGTTTGTGAGGGAATGGAGGGACTATGCATTCTTTTGAAAAGACTGGCTTACTCATGTCGCTACACGGATATGGTACCTCGCTTTGGCCGAAATCCTACCGAGCTTTGCCTCATCTTTAATGAGGTATTAGATTTGGTCTACGCCAATCATAGTCATCGGCTCCAAAACTGGGACTTGAATCCCTTTCTTCAACCTGACCAATTTCACAGATATGCTGAAGCTATTTATCTCCAAGGTGCACCACTTACAAATTGTTTCGGTTTTATAGACGGAACTGTTAGAAGCATAGCTCGTCCTAAACACAATCAACGAGTCATGTACAATGGACATAAGCGGGTGCATGGTATAAAATTTCAGAGTGTAGTGACACCCAATGGACTCATTGCTAATCTTTCTGGCCCGTTTGAAGGCAAAAGACATGACAGTACCATGCTGCATGAGTCTGGTTTGCTAAATGATTTGAGGCGTGTGCCTTTTCACAATGGGCAGCCACTTTGTTTATATGGTGATCCCGCATATCCCATTGGAGTTCACCTCCAGGCACCTTTCAAGGGGAACAACTTAACCCCTCAAGTGGAACTGTACAATAAGTCAATGAGCGAAGTAAGGGTGGCAGTGGAAATGTTATTTGGAaacatttcaaattattttaaatttattgacttcaaaagaCAAATGAAAGTTAATTTAAGTCTACTgggaaaaatttattttgtatgtGCTTTGTTGGAGAATGCCCAAACCTGTTCGTATGGTAATCAGATCTCTCATATGTTTGAAattgaaccccccccccccccccatcatcCCTAAATGACTATTTTTCATGGTAGTTTTTCATAGTAAATTACCAGGTAAGggtttcattttaaaaagattgACTACCTTGGGccagttaaaaaaaatgtttcagggaaatattttgttttcgctaaaataaatctttgcacctgttcgaaatgcTGTGCCTTTCTTAACCAAATCTTGAccttttatttgctttaaaagttacaaaatctAGTCATCATTTGGTACacaaccgagtcagaaggggcgTGGGtgtattcctgatttgacgtcataaACAGATTTGCATCAGAGTaggtctttgtaaacatgcatgcaaagcagGTTGTGAATGAATGACTGGTAGCTTAATTTATACacagtaaaaaaaatgttttgcatagAAATTACATAAAAATCCTCTACATATTTGCTATGTGGGAGTAATGTTCGGAAAACCATTTGTTATATACTTTTCTTGAAGAGACCCAAGGAATTTACTGTACACAGTTCCTCAGGGTTCCATAGAAGAGGGCCCTTGTATGTACAAAGGAATAAGATTTCATAAAATTTGAACaacatttcattttatgttctttttgaagaaatgaaatgatatcatacatgtacatatcgcAAACACCTCAGAAATGAATCCACAATGTGTCACTGTTCACATTACAACATTGCTAGTTCTTCCTTTGAAGGAAAGCTAGCAAAGCCTGagattgttgttgctgctgttggcTCATCGCAATCACTGATTTTTTCATGACATGAAATCTTCAGATAAACATGCTCGTTTCTGGTGAGCAAAGGGAGGTTTCTAAAGAAGATTCACTTAGCAAAATGCCATTCGTGTCACCAGTCAAAATCGTCGAAAGGTGTTCTTAAGACTAATCCCTTCCCTTACTTCTTTTTCGTCGTTACTTCCCACCTCCATCTTGTAAACAACACAAATGGGCCCTAAAAGATGACAACGAACCAAATGTCAGCTACCATAAACCTAAGCTGGCACGTTTGCGTTAACTTTCTAAGCTTATTACAATAGCACTGATATCCTTGGGAAGGAAACCAGCCGTCTTTGCCAACGTTCAACTTGCTTTTAATTCCAGAATTTAGGCGCGTATTGCGGGTAGCTTCTTCTTTTCTAATTCTCTCAAGGGCcactttttgtcagtttttagATGCAAGAAGTAGGTGTTGCACTTCGATGACACAGAGAACATGTgtgaaaagataatttttttacgaaaagcgaaattttcttcCCTTACGTCCTTAAAACTGAATGAAAGCCTTGGCGTTGTGTTGACGacgtgaaaacactgaaaatgcCGTCGTGAACGTGACGCGACCTTGGCCGGAAGACGTCAACAGGTGAACCGGAAGTCGGGTCCAGACTATTCCGCGCGCCGTCGCGTCGTCTTTTGACGTCGCGTTGTGTTTGCTAAATCTACTTAATAACTTTCATAGTGGTGGGAGTTCGAAACTAATTTCTAAATGCGAGTTGCTTATTGCTAACGAGTCAGCCGAGTGTAGACGTGAGGCTGAAGAGGCGGCAGCCTCATAGAGCCGAAGCGCGAGATTGTTGTGTatgtagaaaaaaaattcgagcGCTCCAGAGAAAATCTAATGGAGGGTAACTAAGGCCGCTTATTATGtgacttcaagaaccaatgaaagcgcgtgtgttgatgtgtgatgtcattagacaaacttgcatgacgcgcgCTACTATTTATTATCATGTGTTCggacgtgagtgaaaacacgtTTTGTCctatttccctgaccattgtgttgtgtacccttgctttgagtgttctttaatatttattttcgaaccagcgtgctctatattgagtgaacgagctcaaaactaaaccggcgtacgtgtTTTGCATTTTGTGCGTGTACCATGATTTCAATTGTACATGCACACGAACAGATACAAATCATACCTCgtatttccatgtttttttcttaGACTTATCATTGAGTGCTTCATACAAAATATCGATgctctaaaattatattttccctATCATGACTCCAGTTAGGATTTTAGTAGCAAGGACTGCGATTTCTACCAAACACGAAAACTTGTCCAAATTTGGTCTGCGAATTGGGATTGCCACTCCCTCTTTCATGACCCTTTTCGTTCTTTGATATTTCAGCCGTGAATTTGATGGTAGGGTAGAATTTATTAGcttgtttaataaaatggtcCACCTCTGCTTTATCGCTGTCCCAAAAAGGGAGACATTTTCATCagtattttcaatattttcatcAATCTTTCCCGTAGCTTTTGGCTTGGTACAACTGACAAACTAACGTGACGTTTTCCCGGATTTTCTTTAgcgtttttttcttcttcagtaACTGCCCGAATTCTTTCCTTACGCGGAGAAAACTGCTTCCAAAGCTTCTCTTTTCCTAATAAATTGcaacgcagtttattatgtcaGAGGTTTCAGATGAGGTTGGCGGGGTGAGACGATGTCGTCATCGCGCTCATGTCAACGAACGCAACGTTTGGTTGAAAGAGATCGACTTACTTTTAACCCGCGTCACGTGTTACTCCGAGGGGGCAAACAGAAAATTGCGTGACCAGCATTGGTCCGACTATTTCACTTTTTTCCGTGGTTTCTAGGGGTCATTAAggtttttttggccaaaaattttCATTCTCCAAGCAAATTAAAGCTTTTCAACTCATAACGTGAGGTTACTTACTATTCCGCATTTAACTAGTCCCTTCATTCTGTTTGGAAGTAGTATGCTTGTTCATTTATTATCAATAAGTCTGTTTGCTATTTGATACTTAGTCATATCTTGTTTTAAGTTCTTTATCTCCTTTAAAGGGCCAGTCTCACGCGGGTATGTCTATTTCCTGGGCATGCTCGTGGGCGTTCCGATTCGTCGGACGAGTGGATTGGATTTCCGTGGGTGGGGCACCTCTCCAGGGCGCGGTTTTCCTGGCGCCTGACATTCACCAGCTTTTTCGTTGTTTGGGGGTGTCTTTGTAGTTCGAGGGTTTATTAAGGTAAGGGAAGAAGTGTACCAAGTAATAAAAAATACCTTTTTCTCGCAAAGAAGTTGCGTTTTGCTTCTTACAGTTGGTCTAGTGGTCTTTTGCGGAGACCGGAGTGCGATGTGCCATCCCTTATTAATAACAAAGGATTCAAACAGGATATGTTACTATTTCATCTGAGGCACCGTTTAGCGAACCGGTATATTGGGCGTGCTGCCTGGGAGTGAATCAAAACAATTCAAATGCAAAATCATAACCTGTAATTTATTTACAAACCCAAAAAATCCAAACCATTCACAAAAATTCTTGGTTTCAGCGCATCGTCTGTTTTACcaggcgacggcaacgagaacgtcatctcaaaatataaattcgcgttactGTGATCACTTCGGGAGTATTTCAGCCtatttaatatgacaagggcttggtagttcctcaagaaaGACAGTGGTCAAGTGCTGAAGTTCTCCATAAaatcctcaaatttggctatttcaccagggcccggttgttcaaaagtcgattaacgctaataccagattaaaaattaaccaaggactTTATTTCTgtattcccaaatgctgttcaacgctgatatttggcaaaactttacattatgAGGaattcaatcttgaaaaacgaaaataagcaaaagaaactttcagcaaaaagttgaaaacatgaaacaaaagtttacgctaatcctggattaagttaatcggctttcgaacaactggacCCTGAGGTGGCCCAAGCCCTACGATTCGCGCGTGACGGAATTTGAACATCATATTAACGTGACGGTTAATTTGAATAATAGCAGAATTACAAAGGGTTTTGTATGGGGAAAAATGTATGGAATTGGAAGGCAAAGATGGGAgtgatttttcaataaattattttgacttTTTAACTCCTTTGTAGTTCCTCTTGTGTCTTTCGACTAGAAGCGATTTCGTTCAATTTCTGTTTCAGCTGTTTCTCCCTCTAggcccagaggccaaaacccgaggaggcaacctagaagtCCCCGCGCAAAAAGGGTAAATGAATAATTTGATAGATATATATTGTAGGGGgaatcaatctcgatttgctcaaccgtACGagcaagggtttttttttccgggAGAAAGCTTGTAGCGATACGACAAATGAGAAAGTAGACTGTAAGAAACCATAAACTGCGATGGTTCATGGGATAAATTGACTGTTAGCCACGGGGTGAGTAAGTAATTTGACTTATCACTGACTCATAGGCCGGGTCGCTAAGCCAAATTGAAACAGTTGGAGCACGAGGGATTTAATAGAGTCAAGCCTATTTCCATGGATCTCGACGGAAACGATTGTGGTTATTATTTAGGAATAATTCCCTCGCCAGGATAATGATCCCCTGAAACCTTCAATGGAAGTGTTCTGCTATTACCTGCTGTGGTCCACGTGAAATTTGGATGCAACTGGAGCCTTTGAAACGAATTTATGGCTGTTTTTCGTCAACAAATTCGGCCGCTAGTCTCCTATCTTGGTAAGATATAATATATAGAGAGAAACAGCTGAAACAGAAACTCCAAGAAATCGCTTCAAATCGAGCTAGAAACCAAAAGACACAAAAGATACTACAAAGGAGTTCAGGTGAGTTCAAATTCCGTCCCGCGCGAATCGTAGAGCTAGGGCCACCCGTGCTATTTGTTGTCCAAAGTGCTGCGCACTGGGACAGGGTACATGTTGCTTAGCAACTTAAAGTAGCGAAAAAACTGAAGCCGCGATTTAACCTCGAGCGTTTCCGCTGGAAAGCCCGAATA
It includes:
- the LOC138031827 gene encoding uncharacterized protein → MLHFGTENFSLNHKRLYLKRPQGRGGLLLQPGFTHLQPLVDMFDNLAQVTPNRKDCMFSTTEFSDLKEPETKQTIFLLIIVSTAPSRRDRREAIRRTWWTKCHGEVLCKFFTDGLQLTREDKAILTNEKFASKDIEFQPVVGGRSFGLRYLYQMMWAAVKYNFTYFLRLDDDYFVCLERLKYELRHRPTKMLSWGWYHCDFKNLIYMDEAWTLFTHDVIMRFLSQDPQRILCHPHADQQIPIWINSVFNKGEKLIHFDDRRLYHYPPARKVKRFETLTKVCDSFLGIHGSSPELIQRFWKYSNDHAKEVTVLTNISQTCNKPLVFDISIMGEPYKFELRPCVQNPQWTPGEVMWIGVDFGTKKGSVPCP